The following proteins are co-located in the Maridesulfovibrio sp. genome:
- a CDS encoding GNAT family N-acetyltransferase: MIKFKTERLVLRGWKPRDYAPFARINADQEVMKYFPAPLSEMESNANADVISGLIDKRGWGFWAVEIPDVSSFIGFVGLHIPIAKLPFSPCVEIGWRLDKQFWGHGYATEAARFALEYGFIKLDLDEIVSFTATQNKASQAVMKRLGMRRESETFEHPSVPAGSSLREHFLYRLQRDVWIEIQCS; this comes from the coding sequence ATGATTAAGTTTAAAACCGAACGACTTGTTCTACGTGGATGGAAACCCCGTGATTATGCTCCTTTTGCTCGCATTAATGCGGATCAGGAAGTGATGAAATATTTCCCTGCACCGCTTTCGGAAATGGAAAGTAATGCTAATGCTGACGTGATAAGCGGATTGATTGATAAGCGGGGATGGGGCTTCTGGGCAGTTGAAATACCGGATGTTTCGTCCTTTATAGGTTTTGTCGGTTTACATATTCCAATTGCAAAACTGCCTTTTTCGCCGTGTGTTGAGATTGGCTGGCGTCTGGATAAACAGTTTTGGGGACATGGTTATGCTACTGAAGCGGCGAGATTTGCCTTGGAATACGGATTCATAAAGCTTGATCTGGATGAGATTGTTTCCTTCACTGCCACGCAAAATAAAGCGTCACAAGCAGTAATGAAAAGACTTGGTATGCGACGTGAAAGTGAAACTTTTGAGCATCCGTCAGTTCCTGCTGGTAGTTCTTTACGCGAACATTTTCTCTATCGGCTACAGCGAGATGTTTGGATTGAAATACAGTGCTCATAA